One Microcaecilia unicolor chromosome 4, aMicUni1.1, whole genome shotgun sequence genomic region harbors:
- the ZBED1 gene encoding zinc finger BED domain-containing protein 1, whose protein sequence is MENKSSESLQSDLKLVAHPRAKSKVWKYFGFDTNADGCILQWKKIYCRICMAQIAYSGNTSNLSYHLEKNHPDEFCEFVKSNTEQMREAFATAFSKLKPESSQQVVQETFIMKTSHSYENKKHQELTSAVISFICEGMYPASIVDEPTFKALFKTVDPRYELPSRKFFCTKAIPEKYNVVREIILKELIDILWCGISTDMWRSENQNRVYVTLSAHFLNNRASNYLSVNSRCLKTFEVPEENTAETITRVLYEAFIEWGINTKVFGATTDYSKDIVKACSLLDIPVNMPCLGQTFNAGIHEAFQLPKLYGLLARCRKLVEYFQQSAVAMYVLHEKQKQQNLLPCMLVSDRVSWWGSTLAMLLRLKEQQFVIAAVLVEDSNNHHLMLEASEWNTIEGLVDLLQPFKQVAEMMSISKYPTISMVKPLLHMLLNTTLNIKETDLKEISMAKEVIAKEISTTYQQTPEIDMFLNVATFLDPRYKKLPFLSAFERTQVENRVVEEAKSLLERGKDNSFRPDEKGFLISEEPPLKKMVISSTPPPTSSINNMLAEIFCQTGTSEDQEEWHAQIIEELSNFKSQKVLGLNEDPLKWWSDRLALFPVLPKVLQKYWCILATRVFPERLFSSSANVVSAKRNRLAPAHVDEQIFLYENTRNCSEPEPENEDEGEWGLQQEHIFNMNDSVNVSNSFFTIRDSGFI, encoded by the coding sequence ATGGAGAACAAAAGCTCAGAAAGTTTGCAGTCAGACCTTAAACTAGTTGCTCATCCCAGAGCAAAAAGTAAAGTGTGGAAATACTTTGGGTTTGACACCAATGCTGATGGATGCATATTACAGTGGAAGAAGATCTATTGTCGCATCTGTATGGCCCAGATTGCCTATTCTGGGAATACGTCCAACCTTTCATACCATCTTGAGAAAAACCACCCAGATGAGTTCTGTGAGTTTGTGAAAAGTAACACTGAACAGATGAGGGAAGCCTTTGCTACtgcattttcaaaactgaagCCAGAGTCTTCACAACAAGTTGTTCAGGAAACCTTCATTATGAAAACCAGCCATAGCtatgaaaacaaaaaacaccAAGAACTGACATCTGCAGTAATCAGCTTTATTTGTGAGGGCATGTATCCAGCCTCCATTGTGGACGAGCCTACATTTAAAGCACTCTTCAAAACAGTTGATCCCAGGTATGAGCTTCCAAGCAGAAAATTCTTCTGTACTAAGGCAATACCTGAAAAATACAATGTGGTTCGAGAGATTATATTAAAGGAACTTATTGACATTTTATGGTGTGGAATATCTACAGATATGTGGAGAAGTGAAAATCAGAATAGGGTGTATGTGACCCTTTCAGCTCATTTCCTAAACAATCGTGCTTCTAACTACCTGTCTGTGAACTCacgatgtttaaaaacatttgaaGTGCCAGAGGAAAATACTGCAGAGACTATTACTCGAGTTCTTTATGAGGCCTTCATTGAATGGGGAATCAATACAAAAGTATTTGGTGCTACAACAGACTACAGTAAAGATATTGTAAAAGCTTGTTCTCTCTTGGATATTCCAGTCAATATGCCTTGTCTGGGGCAGACTTTTAATGCTGGAATACATGAAGCTTTTCAGCTTCCAAAACTCTATGGTCTTCTTGCCAGGTGCAGGAAGCTAGTTGAATATTTTCAGCAATCTGCAGTGGCAATGTACGTGTTACACGAGAAACAGAAGCAGCAGAATCTGTTGCCTTGCATGCTCGTAAGTGACCGTGTTTCCTGGTGGGGTAGTACACTTGCAATGCTACTGCGTCTTAAGGAACAACAGTTTGTAATTGCAGCTGTTCTGGTTGAAGATAGCAATAACCATCACCTGATGTTAGAAGCTAGTGAGTGGAATACTATTGAAGGTTTGGTGGACTTACTGCAGCCATTTAAACAGGTGGCAGAAATGATGTCAATTTCAAAGTATCCCACTATAAGTATGGTAAAACCCCTTCTTCACATGCTGCTCAATACTACATTGAACATTAAGGAAACTGATTTGAAAGAAATAAGCATGGCCAAGGAAGTAATAGCCAAAGAGATATCTACGACCTATCAGCAGACACCTGAGATAGACATGTTTCTTAATGTTGCAACATTTCTGGATCCTAGGTACAAAAAACTTCCTTTCCTTTCTGCTTTTGAACGCACACAGGTTGAGAACAGAGTGGTAGAGGAAGCAAAGAGCCTTCTAGAGAGAGGAAAGGATAACTCTTTCAGGCCCGATGAAAAAGGCTTTTTGATTTCAGAAGAGCCACCACTTAAAAAAATGGTCATCTCTTCCACTCCTCCCCCAACCAGCAGCATCAACAACATGCTTGCAGAAATCTTCTGCCAGACTGGGACCTCAGAAGACCAAGAGGAGTGGCATGCTCAGATCATTGAGGAACTAAGCAATTTTAAGTCACAGAAAGTCCTTGGTCTGAATGAGGACCCACTCAAATGGTGGTCTGACCGACTGGCATTATTCCCTGTATTACCAAAGGTACTTCAGAAGTACTGGTGTATTCTGGCCACCAGGGTCTTCCCTGAACGGCTTTTTAGTTCATCTGCCAATGTTGTGAGTGCTAAGAGGAATCGATTGGCTCCAGCACATGTAGATGAACAAATCTTTTTATATGAAAACACTCGAAATTGTTCTGAACCAGAACCTGAAAATGAGGATGAAGGGGAGTGGGGCTTACAACAGGAACATATTTTTAATATGAATGATTCAGTTAATGTGAGCAACAGCTTTTTCACTATAAGGGACAGCGGGTTCATTTAA